DNA sequence from the Thermodesulfobacteriota bacterium genome:
GTCAGGGAGATCCTCTGCCGGGGCCTCTCAGCCTTTCAGCACCAGGTGACCGAGGCCCCGTCCGGAGAACAGGGGATCAAGCTTTTTCAGGAGAAGGAGTTCGACCTCGTCCTGACCGATCTGGGGATGCCCCACCTTTCGGGGTGGGAGGTCTGCAAGATCATCAAGAGCCTCCGATCGGACGTGCCGGTGGGGATGATCACCGGATGGGGAGAGGAGATCGATGAGCTGAAGCGGAGGGAGAGCGGGGTCGATTTCATCATCTCGAAACCTTTCGACCTGTCCCGGGTCCTTTCCCTGGTCGCCCGATCGATCGAGCAGAATTCCGCCTCCTCCTTATCCAAGTTGCCTTGAATCGGCCCCATTTTTCATTTAAGATATCCCAACCGTGGGTGATCCGAAGGAGCTGATCCGACAGTATATGACCTTGGCCGAGATCGGCCGGATCGTGAGTTCCTCCCTCGAATTCGATGAGGTCTGCGAACGATTTGCTCTCGCCGTCCAAAAGCTCATCCCTTTCGACCGCATCGCCATCGTCCTCTTAGAAGCTGACCAAGGAACGCTCACCTATCAGTATGTCAAAGGCGTGAGGGTCCCCCAGTGTGAGGTCGGAGACCGGGGAAAGATCGAAGGGCCCCTCGTTGAAAAGATCCTCAAGACCCGCAAAGGGCTACTGATTCAGGGAAAGGAGATCGAGAGGTGGACCGAACAGGATGAGAGGCTTTTCCAAACCCTAAAGGCCGGGCTTCGTTCCATGATCTCCGCCCCATTGATCTTCCGAGGGGAGGTGATCGGGATCCTCCATCTCCGGGCCAAGAGGCCGGAGGCCTATACCCCCACCCATCTCAAACTGGCCGAGGAGATAGGCCTCCAGATCTCTGGGGCCCTGGGCAGTGCCAAGCTCTTCCAAGAACATCGGCGGCTTGGAGAGAGGATGTTCTTCCAGGCCTCCTTGTTGGATCAGGTCCGCAACGGGGTGATCGCGACCGATTTGAAACGGAGGATCCTTTTCTGGAATCCCTTCGCCGAGCGGCTCTTCCTTTGGAAAAAAGAGGAGATCTATCAAAAGGAGATTACGGAGGTCCTCTCCGAGGAGAGCCTCGTCACCTTGAAGCAGTCCGGCTACTGGGAGGGCGAATGCGTGGGCATCCGAAAGGATGGGACCACTTTCCCCGTCCACCTCACCAATTCGATCTTCAGGGACGAAAAAGGGAAGATCAGGGGCATGATCTTCGTCGTCAATGATATGACCGACCGCAAACGGATCGAGGACCTGCTCAGGGCCTCGGAGGAACGATATCGGAGTCTCTTTGAAGAGTCGAAAGATGCTATCTTCATCACCTCTTTAGAGGGAAGGTTTATCGACATCAATCCTGCCGCGGTGGAGCTTTTCGGGTACGATTCGAAGGAGGAGCTCCAACAGGTCGATATCGCACGGGACCTCCACCTCGATCCCACGGGCCGGGAGAGGGTGGTCGGGCTCTTGAACCAGGAGGGGTTCGTAAAAGACCTCGAACTCGTCCTGAAGAAAAAGGGGGGCGAAAGGGTCACGGTCCTCATGACCGCAACGACCATGCGAAATGATCGGGGCGAGATCGTTGGATACCGAGGGATCTTAAGGGATGTCACCGAGAGAAAGGCGCTGGAAGAGCAGCTCGTCCAATCTCAGAAGATGGAGGCGATCGGAATGCTGGCGGGAGGGATCGCCCACGATTTCAATAATCTCCTGATGGTGATCCAGGGGAATGTGGAACTGGGGCTGATGAACCTGGACCCGTCCCATCCGGCCTATGACTCCCTGCTCAAGATCGAGGAAAGCACCCAGAAGGCGAGGGGCCTCACCCGCCAACTCCTCGCCTTCGGCAGGCGTCAGGTCCTGAACCCGAAGGCCCTCGATGTGGCCGAGGTCATCGGGAACCTTTCGAAGATGGTCTCCCGCCTCATCGGCGAGGACATCGAACTCCGGATCGAGATCAAACCTGGCCTCCACCTCATCTATGCCGACCCCTCTGCCCTCGACCAGGTCCTGATGAACCTGATCGTCAATGCCAGAGACGCCATGCCCCGGGGAGGGGTCCTCACTCTTCAGGCCCTCAATGTCCACCTCGGTGAGGCCTTCTGCCACCAGCATCCCTTCGTCACGCCCGGGGATTACGTCCAGATCTCGGTCATCGACACGGGCATGGGCATGGACGAGGCGACCTGCCTGAGGATCTTCGAGCCCTTCTTCACCACAAGGGAGAAGGGCTCTGGTTTAGGTCTTTCGGTCGTTTACGGGATCGTGAAGCAACATAACGGCCATATTTTCGTTTCCAGTCGACCGGGTGAAGGGACCCGTTTCGACCTCTATTTCCCCGTTCATCGGGAGGCCCTCCCTCCGGAGACGGTGGAGAGTGTGCCTGAGGAGATCCCCCGGGGGCACGAGACGATCCTGATCGCAGAGGACGAGAAGGAGATCCGGGAGCTCTTGAAGGTCCTCCTCGAAGGCCTGGGCTACCGGGTCTATATGGCCAAGGACGGAGAGGAGGCGGTAAGCGTCTTTCGTGCCTACCGAGAGGAGATCGACCTTGTCATCCTCGATGCGGTCATGCCCAAAATGAACGGCCCCCAGGTCTATGAGGAGATCGCCTCCTCGTCGGATCTGCCCTGTCTTTTTCTCTCGGGATATAGCGAAGAGATCGTGGAGAGGTATTTCGACCAGAGTTTGAATATCCCCATCCTCCACAAACCCGTCTCCCTCCGGGAACTCGGCCTGAAAGTGAGAGAGATCCTGGATGGGGCTCCGAAGTCCCCCAAAAAGGTCTGACCTCCCCTCAAGAAAATCGAGAGAAATGCCGATAACACCTTTGGTTAGCGCTTGAAGGGGGGGAGGTCTATCTATTCGATGGAAGTCCTTGCGCTCGATGCGATCAAGCCAGGGATGGTCCTCGGAGGGGATGTTAAGGATCGCAATGGACGAATCCTCCTTTCGGCTGGGTCGGAAATTACCGAGAAACACCTGAGAATCTTCCGGATGTGGGGGGTTCACACCGTTGCCGTCCAGGATCATGAACGAGCGGAGCCTTCCTCGACGGGAGAGTCCGAGATCGATCCGGTCCAATTTCAGGCGGCGGAAGAGAAGGTCAGGGCCTTATTCCGCCATCATGATCTGAACCATCCCTTCCTCAAGGTGTTGTTTCGGCTTGCGACGCTCGAATATCTTTCCCGCGGGGAGGGTAGGGGCCGTGGTGCTTAATCCCCAGGACCTTCTGAAGGGGTATCTCGAGGTCTCGTCGCTTCCGATGATCTATTATAAGATCGACGAGGTGATCCACCGGCCCAACACCTCCATGGCCGATATCGGCAAAATCGTCAGCCAGGATCCGGGCCTGACGGTCCGGTTGCTCCGGTTGGTCAACAGTGCCTTCTACAATTTTCCCTCCAAGATCGAAACGATCACCCAGGCGCTCGTCATCATCGGGACGCAGCAGTTGAGGGAGCTGGTCCTGGCCACCTCGATCATCCACCTCTTCCAGGGGATTCCAAAGGACCTGGTGAGCATGGAATCGTTCTGGCGCCACAGCATCGCCTGCGGTCTGGCCGCCAGGGCCTTGGCCTCTTATCGAAACGAGGCGAACGTCGAACGGTTCCTCATTGCGGGGATGGTCCATGATATCGGCCGACTCATCATGTATAAAAAGATCGGCGATCTCTCCCGGTGTGCCCTCATCCAGTCCAGGGCCAAAGGCACCCCTCTCCTTCAGGAGGAGAGGGAGGTGATCGGCTTCGACCATAGCCAGATGGGACGAGTCCTCCTCCAGGCCTGGAAACTGCCCCAGAGCCTTGAGGAGGTGGTGGCCTATCACCATCACCCCCAACGGGCCGACCATTATCCCGTCGAAGCGGCCATCGTCCACATCGCAGATATTCTCATCAACGCCCTCCAATGGGGGACGAGCGGCTCCCATCAGGTTCCTCCTTTTGAACCCTCGGCTTGGGATCTTCTCGATCTATCCCCGGCCATCTTGCCCCCCTTGCTCTCGCAACTGCGGAGCCAGGTCCAGGAGGTCGTCCATTCCATTTTGGGAGGCATGGAGGGATGATCCAGACCATTGGAGCCTATCAGGATCGGATGGCCTCGGAAGAAAGGCTAAAGAACCTCGAGGTCCAGAACCGGTGGATGGTCGAGGCCCTCGAGTGGATGGTCTCCCTGAGCGAGGTCATGGTCGGTTTTGCCCCCGATCAGGGACCGACGAAGATTTTTAATACCGCCAGGCTCTACCTGAAGCGGTTAATCCCCTTTCAATGCCTCTCTTTCCTGACCGTCAACGAAGAGGATTTCGATTTCACCATCGCCTTTTGCGAGCCCGAGGCCGATCGCCCCCTCCTCCAGAGGGAGATCGAGGGACAGATCGCCAAGGGTCACTTCGCCTGGGCCCTTCAGCAGAATCGGAATTTGACCGTCCCCGCAGACCAGTTCGAGGCCAACCTCCTTCTCCACCCCTTGGTCACGCGGACCAGCGTCGTGGGTCTCTTTGCAGGCGTGCTCTCCAGGGGGAAGGAGTATCTGAGCGATGTGGAATCCAACCTCCTCACCCTCGTCCTTTACAACACGGCCCAAGGCCTCGAAAATGCCCTCCTTTACCAGAAGATCAACGAGCAGAACCGAAACCTCGAAAGGATCGTCCAAAAGAGGACGGAGGAACTCCAGCACGCCCTGGAATTGGCTAAAGAGGCGAGCGTGGCCAAGGGGATGTTTTTGGCCAATATGAGCCATGAGATCCGGACTCCCCTCAATGCCGTGGTCGGCTATACGGAGATGCTTCTGGAAACCGGCCTCAACGAAGAGCAGTTCGATTATGCCATGACCATCCGGTCGAGCGGAGAGGCCCTGCTCGCCCTCATCGACGATATCCTCGACTTTTCGAAGATCGAGGCAGGCCAGCTTCGGCTCGAGCGGATCGATTTCGACCCCGAGATGGTGATCTACGAGGTCTGTAAGATGGTCTGCCCGAAGATCGGGCGGAAGCCCGTAGAACTCCTGTGCCGGATCGGCGAGGACCTCCCTACCTTCGTCAAAGGAGATCCCCATCGTTTCAGGCAGGTCCTGCTCAATCTGGTAGGCAATGCCGCAAAATTCACGGATGCGGGCGAGATCGAGGTGGCCATCCATCCCGAGGCGGAGGAGGCCGATCGGTTAAAACTCCATGTGAGGGTCCGGGATACGGGCATCGGCATCTCCAAGGAGAAGCTCGGGGTGATCTTCGATCTCTTCCAGCAGGCCGACGGCTCTACGACCCGGAAGTACGGGGGAACGGGACTCGGGCTGGCCAT
Encoded proteins:
- a CDS encoding PAS domain S-box protein translates to MGDPKELIRQYMTLAEIGRIVSSSLEFDEVCERFALAVQKLIPFDRIAIVLLEADQGTLTYQYVKGVRVPQCEVGDRGKIEGPLVEKILKTRKGLLIQGKEIERWTEQDERLFQTLKAGLRSMISAPLIFRGEVIGILHLRAKRPEAYTPTHLKLAEEIGLQISGALGSAKLFQEHRRLGERMFFQASLLDQVRNGVIATDLKRRILFWNPFAERLFLWKKEEIYQKEITEVLSEESLVTLKQSGYWEGECVGIRKDGTTFPVHLTNSIFRDEKGKIRGMIFVVNDMTDRKRIEDLLRASEERYRSLFEESKDAIFITSLEGRFIDINPAAVELFGYDSKEELQQVDIARDLHLDPTGRERVVGLLNQEGFVKDLELVLKKKGGERVTVLMTATTMRNDRGEIVGYRGILRDVTERKALEEQLVQSQKMEAIGMLAGGIAHDFNNLLMVIQGNVELGLMNLDPSHPAYDSLLKIEESTQKARGLTRQLLAFGRRQVLNPKALDVAEVIGNLSKMVSRLIGEDIELRIEIKPGLHLIYADPSALDQVLMNLIVNARDAMPRGGVLTLQALNVHLGEAFCHQHPFVTPGDYVQISVIDTGMGMDEATCLRIFEPFFTTREKGSGLGLSVVYGIVKQHNGHIFVSSRPGEGTRFDLYFPVHREALPPETVESVPEEIPRGHETILIAEDEKEIRELLKVLLEGLGYRVYMAKDGEEAVSVFRAYREEIDLVILDAVMPKMNGPQVYEEIASSSDLPCLFLSGYSEEIVERYFDQSLNIPILHKPVSLRELGLKVREILDGAPKSPKKV
- a CDS encoding HDOD domain-containing protein, which translates into the protein MVLNPQDLLKGYLEVSSLPMIYYKIDEVIHRPNTSMADIGKIVSQDPGLTVRLLRLVNSAFYNFPSKIETITQALVIIGTQQLRELVLATSIIHLFQGIPKDLVSMESFWRHSIACGLAARALASYRNEANVERFLIAGMVHDIGRLIMYKKIGDLSRCALIQSRAKGTPLLQEEREVIGFDHSQMGRVLLQAWKLPQSLEEVVAYHHHPQRADHYPVEAAIVHIADILINALQWGTSGSHQVPPFEPSAWDLLDLSPAILPPLLSQLRSQVQEVVHSILGGMEG
- a CDS encoding response regulator produces the protein MIQTIGAYQDRMASEERLKNLEVQNRWMVEALEWMVSLSEVMVGFAPDQGPTKIFNTARLYLKRLIPFQCLSFLTVNEEDFDFTIAFCEPEADRPLLQREIEGQIAKGHFAWALQQNRNLTVPADQFEANLLLHPLVTRTSVVGLFAGVLSRGKEYLSDVESNLLTLVLYNTAQGLENALLYQKINEQNRNLERIVQKRTEELQHALELAKEASVAKGMFLANMSHEIRTPLNAVVGYTEMLLETGLNEEQFDYAMTIRSSGEALLALIDDILDFSKIEAGQLRLERIDFDPEMVIYEVCKMVCPKIGRKPVELLCRIGEDLPTFVKGDPHRFRQVLLNLVGNAAKFTDAGEIEVAIHPEAEEADRLKLHVRVRDTGIGISKEKLGVIFDLFQQADGSTTRKYGGTGLGLAICKQISRAMGGDVWAESEPGQGSLFHFTAWVEKSEGAKVRRFTSPSLSNRRVLLIDPHQTRRELIETVLRGAGVEVISSEDGQELGSDSFSSIDLCLLDADHPSGFRMARKIRGAGWTTIPLLSITPPLEQNAQRFKEEGFLGFLNRPLRRDRLFEILLRFLKEEKPTKEPAGIQNRREEPLTAHLPRRIRVLLAEDNPVNQRMMVKMLDKLGCHVDTVVNGIEAIRRVEQSTYDLVLMDCQMPEMDGYTATAEIRRRGGTFLEIPIIAVTAHALAEDRDRCIKAGMNDYLSKPVQKEVLVETIRKWVRD